Proteins from a genomic interval of Arachis hypogaea cultivar Tifrunner chromosome 10, arahy.Tifrunner.gnm2.J5K5, whole genome shotgun sequence:
- the LOC112716617 gene encoding tubulin beta-5 chain has translation MREILHVQGGQCGNQIGSKFWEVVCEEHGIDPTGRYVGNTDLQLERVNVYYNEASCGRFVPRAVLMDLEPGTMDSVRTGPYGQIFRPDNFVFGQSGAGNNWAKGHYTEGAELIDSVLDVVRKEAENCDCLQGFQVCHSLGGGTGSGMGTLLISKIREEYPDRMMLTFSVFPSPKVSDTVVEPYNATLSVHQLVENADECMVLDNEALYDICFRTLKLTTPSFGDLNHLISATMSGVTCCLRFPGQLNSDLRKLAVNLIPFPRLHFFMVGFAPLTSRGSQQYRALTVPELTQQMWDAKNMMCAADPRHGRYLTASAMFRGKMSTKEVDEQMINVQNKNSSYFVEWIPNNVKSSVCDIAPRGLSMASTFIGNSTSIQEMFRRVSEQFTAMFRRKAFLHWYTGEGMDEMEFTEAESNMNDLVSEYQQYQDATADEEGEYEDEEEDLDNQM, from the exons atgagagagatCCTTCACGTTCAGGGAGGGCAATGCGGGAACCAGATTGGTTCCAAGTTCTGGGAGGTCGTGTGCGAGGAGCACGGCATAGATCCAACTGGTAGGTACGTTGGAAACACCGATCTGCAGCTGGAGCGCGTCAATGTGTACTACAACGAGGCCTCTTGTGGAAGGTTCGTTCCCCGCGCCGTCCTCATGGACCTTGAGCCCGGCACCATGGACAGTGTCCGGACCGGTCCTTATGGTCAGATTTTTCGCCCTGATAACTTTGTTTTCGGACAGTCTGGCGCCGGAAACAACTGGGCGAAGGGACACTACACTGAGGGCGCTGAGCTCATTGACTCTGTTCTTGATGTTGTTAGGAAGGAGGCTGAGAATTGTGATTGCCTTCAAG GGTTTCAGGTGTGCCACTCGCTCGGTGGTGGAACAGGGTCTGGTATGGGAACCCTGTTGATCTCTAAGATCAGGGAGGAGTACCCTGATAGAATGATGTTGACCTTCTCGGTGTTCCCTTCGCCCAAAGTGTCAGATACTGTGGTGGAGCCTTACAACGCCACTCTCTCTGTTCATCAGTTGGTTGAGAACGCTGATGAATGTATGGTTCTGGATAATGAAGCCCTCTATGATATTTGCTTCAGGACCCTTAAGTTGACCACTCCTAGTT TTGGTGACTTGAACCACCTGATCTCAGCAACCATGAGTGGAGTCACTTGCTGCCTTCGATTCCCCGGTCAACTCAACTCTGACCTCCGAAAATTGGCTGTAAATCTCATTCCATTCCCCCGACTGCACTTCTTCATGGTTGGCTTTGCACCCCTCACCTCCCGTGGCTCCCAGCAGTACCGTGCATTGACAGTCCCGGAACTCACTCAGCAAATGTGGGATGCCAAAAACATGATGTGTGCCGCTGATCCAAGGCATGGTCGTTACCTGACTGCTTCTGCAATGTTCAGGGGTAAGATGAGCACTAAAGAAGTGGACGAACAAATGATTAATGTTCAGAATAAGAATTCTTCCTACTTTGTTGAATGGATCCCGAACAATGTGAAGTCAAGTGTCTGTGACATTGCACCGAGGGGACTTTCTATGGCTTCAACTTTCATTGGTAACTCAACCTCCATTCAGGAGATGTTCAGGAGGGTGAGTGAACAATTCACTGCCATGTTTAGGAGGAAAGCTTTCTTGCACTGGTACACTGGTGAAGGCATGGATGAAATGGAATTCACAGAAGCAGAGAGCAACATGAATGATCTTGTCTCTGAATACCAGCAGTATCAGGATGCAACTGCCGATGAAGAAGGGGAGTATGAAGATGAGGAAGAGGATCTTGATAATCAGATGTGA